A stretch of the bacterium genome encodes the following:
- a CDS encoding DUF3795 domain-containing protein, which yields MENLISFCGFDCTQCPVYIATQKDDDEARAAIAKRWSQQFGVEIKPEEVNCDGCTVVEGRHIGYCDECDIRRCGISKGVENCAYCSDYPCSVLNRFFENAPEAKKTLDSIRASL from the coding sequence TTGGAAAACTTAATTTCGTTCTGCGGTTTTGATTGTACCCAGTGTCCGGTTTACATTGCCACTCAAAAGGATGACGATGAAGCAAGGGCAGCGATAGCGAAAAGGTGGTCTCAGCAGTTTGGGGTAGAGATAAAGCCAGAGGAAGTAAACTGCGATGGTTGCACAGTGGTCGAGGGAAGGCACATAGGGTATTGCGATGAATGCGACATAAGGCGTTGCGGGATTTCCAAAGGCGTAGAGAACTGCGCGTATTGCAGCGATTATCCGTGTAGTGTGCTTAACAGGTTTTTTGAGAACGCGCCCGAAGCAAAAAAGACGCTGGATTCCATAAGAGCATCGCTTTAA